The Plasmodium relictum strain SGS1 genome assembly, chromosome: 2 genome segment taattatatttattattaataaatataaaattcatCCTTTGAGTAAGAATTTAGCTTCTTCAAGTGGCATTTCGGTTACACTTGGATTTAATTTGATAAGTTCTTTAATAAGTGACtttcttttatctcttaTTTTATCTCTTTTTTCCATAAGAGTTTTTTCTACCTATTttgtaaaaagaaaaaacaatataattaaaataataaatctatcatttaaaaaatatctatCATATGAAAAAATGGTATTAAAGagaacatatatatttatatatatatatatatatgggaatttttataatttttttatacattatCTAAATGTTCATTTATTTGACTTttgtttaataataaaaataaattattatatatgctAAGGTGTCCACTATTTTTAACAATTTCATTTCTTCTATATCCTCCTTTTGTTTCTCTAATaccatttaaattattatcaataAGTAATAATTTTTGATTTTGGCAAAACACGCTTTCTGCTAATAAATTTAGTTCAAGAAGCCTATTATAATATTGAGTATTTtccattttataatattttaaattaagaaaaaaaaatttgatttaaatatatatatatatatataataaataatttaaaagaaaaagaattaatatactttaaagaaaaaattagtattaataaaaatatacgcaaaaatttttaaaaaaattgtaaaatttaaaatataaaaacatacatatacattaaaattatggaaaaaaaaaacgttTCAATTTAGAAAGATagcaaaaattaaaaaaatatatgtataaaacatattaaaaaaaattttttttttttttattaaataaaaatatatgcatgaaataatttattattaaaaataaaattcaatGGAGATATGAAAAGATATAATGTAATGAATGAGctcaatttatatattaagttaataataaaaaaagattctaaaatatattaagaaaaaatcaggtaaaaaataaaagttacaattaaaaaagagaaattaaacataaaaatgaaggaacttttaaaatttaaaaagaacagaaacaaaaaaaatcagTTAAATACTGAGCAAAAAGACAAAAAAtcacttaaaaaaaagaaaaatgaattcaaaaaaaaaaaatataaaaaaaataagaataacaatttgaaagaaaaaataaaaaataaaaaaaatttggataaaaaagagaaaaaaaaaaatgtgaagAATGAGAAAAgtaatttatgtaaaaatacaaattatGAGGACGGctataaatcaaataaagaGAAAATTCTTCCAGAAAAAGAATTGAATCTTGTAGAAGATGAAAGATTTCAATTCAATGATAAGTTGTGGTTAGAAGTAAAAAAGGAAGAATCAAAAAAAGGGATTATATATTTGTCTCATATACCAATAGGTTTAAATGCttcaaaaattaaagaaatttttagtaaataCGGTTCTATTGATAAAATGCATTTAAATAAGATAAAAGAGGATGAAATTGATATTGcctcaaaagaaaaaaataacaaaagatTGAGATATTCTGATGGATACATAgaatttttcaataaaaaagatgctataaaagtagaaaaattattgaacAATCAAATGATTGGAggaaagaaaagaaaaaatatactaaGAGAGAGTTTTTGGCATATTAAgtacttaaaaaattttacttgGAATGATTTAGTGTCTTCTGtattatatagaaatatttcAAGAAAGGATAGATTTAATTTTGCATTAAAGAGtatgtataaaaattatgaaaaatatttagaaaaaaatatagataaagaaggcaataataataaaacagTAAGTAgcaaattaattttaaaaaaaaatcaagaagaaaaaaaaaaattattctcaAGAAAAAATTccaataaattaaaatttataactataaaaaaagaagagaaaaaaacTGATAAAGACAATACAGTTTCTCCAgactttttaaaattactaatgtaataaaaattaattttcttttttttttttgtgaaattttataaaataacttcaaaacaaaaaataaatatcaaAATAGATAtagtatataataattaataagctaaatt includes the following:
- a CDS encoding small subunit rRNA processing protein, putative, with the translated sequence MKELLKFKKNRNKKNQLNTEQKDKKSLKKKKNEFKKKKYKKNKNNNLKEKIKNKKNLDKKEKKKNVKNEKSNLCKNTNYEDGYKSNKEKILPEKELNLVEDERFQFNDKLWLEVKKEESKKGIIYLSHIPIGLNASKIKEIFSKYGSIDKMHLNKIKEDEIDIASKEKNNKRLRYSDGYIEFFNKKDAIKVEKLLNNQMIGGKKRKNILRESFWHIKYLKNFTWNDLVSSVLYRNISRKDRFNFALKSMYKNYEKYLEKNIDKEGNNNKTVSSKLILKKNQEEKKKLFSRKNSNKLKFITIKKEEKKTDKDNTVSPDFLKLLM